The following proteins are encoded in a genomic region of Streptomyces sp. NBC_01723:
- a CDS encoding single-stranded DNA-binding protein: protein MNETMICAVGNVATQPVFRDLANGPSARFRLAVTARYWDREKSAWTDGHTNFFTVWANRQLAANASASLAVGDPVVVQGRLKVRTDVREGQNWTSADIDAVAIGHDLARGTAAFRRTGKAEAPEVSASPPRPEPNWETPVGESAATDLEQRPEPAAVA, encoded by the coding sequence ATGAACGAGACGATGATCTGCGCGGTGGGCAACGTGGCCACGCAGCCGGTCTTCCGGGACCTGGCGAACGGGCCGTCGGCGCGCTTCCGGCTCGCGGTCACCGCGCGCTACTGGGACCGCGAGAAGAGCGCCTGGACGGACGGCCACACCAACTTCTTCACCGTGTGGGCCAATCGGCAGCTCGCCGCCAACGCCTCGGCGTCGCTGGCGGTGGGCGACCCCGTCGTCGTCCAGGGCCGGCTGAAGGTCCGTACGGACGTGCGCGAGGGGCAGAACTGGACCTCGGCGGACATCGACGCGGTGGCGATCGGCCACGATCTCGCGCGCGGCACGGCCGCGTTCAGGCGCACCGGGAAGGCGGAGGCGCCGGAGGTCTCGGCCTCTCCGCCGCGGCCGGAGCCCAACTGGGAGACACCGGTGGGGGAGTCGGCCGCCACGGACCTCGAACAACGCCCGGAGCCGGCCGCCGTGGCCTGA
- a CDS encoding chaplin, translated as MSRIAKAAGVALGAGAVVLSGTGLAMADAGAEGAAIGSPGVLSGNVIQVPVHVPVNLCGNTVNILALLNPAFGNACENGDDDKKDTSDKKKDTSDKNGKKHSKKSGGYGG; from the coding sequence ATGTCTCGCATCGCGAAGGCTGCCGGCGTCGCTCTCGGCGCCGGCGCCGTGGTGCTCAGCGGCACCGGCCTGGCCATGGCGGACGCGGGCGCCGAAGGCGCTGCCATCGGCTCGCCCGGCGTCCTGTCCGGCAACGTCATCCAGGTCCCGGTGCACGTGCCGGTGAACCTGTGCGGCAACACCGTCAACATCCTCGCTCTGCTCAACCCGGCGTTCGGCAACGCCTGCGAGAACGGCGACGACGACAAGAAGGACACCAGCGACAAGAAGAAGGACACCAGCGACAAGAACGGCAAGAAGCACAGCAAGAAGAGCGGCGGCTACGGCGGCTGA
- the abc-f gene encoding ribosomal protection-like ABC-F family protein — MNAAPARPASQIALADVTKRYGDRVVLDRVSLTVRPGERVGIVGDNGSGKSTLLRLLAGQEPVDNGTLTVTAPGGIGHLAQTLDLPGTASVGDAVDHVLRDLRALERRIRTAETTLGTAGPDAFEEYAALLAEYEARGGQGADRRVKVILRRLGERAPLDRARPLGTLSGGQRSRLALAATLASEPELLLLDEPTNDLDDEAVAWLEARLRRHRGTVIAATHDRAFLERVTGTVLEVDQDRRTVRRYGNGYDGYLTAKAAARARWAWEHEQWRDEVARQRALADSGIGMLSEIPRKGPWAFSGAGAFRARSRSHGAQSRIRNARERLQRLTEHPVPPPPQPLRFTARVEGAPVKEEPATATHLEGVRVESRLSLPHLTLAPGDRLLVTGPNGAGKSTLLRVLAGELTPDAGTVRRPRRIGHLRQQCAPESAFDARTLLAAYAAGRPGHSDEHADALLALGLFHPTDLSVAVRDLSVGQRRKLELARLVTSGPLDLLLLDEPTNHLSPSLMEEIEAALAHYTGTLVVVTHDRLLRERFQGRRLDLSAADH; from the coding sequence GTGAACGCCGCCCCCGCCCGCCCCGCGTCTCAGATCGCCCTCGCCGACGTCACCAAGCGCTACGGCGACCGAGTCGTCCTGGACCGCGTGTCCCTCACCGTCCGACCGGGCGAGAGGGTCGGCATCGTCGGGGACAACGGCTCGGGCAAATCCACGCTGCTGCGGCTGCTCGCCGGACAGGAGCCGGTCGACAACGGCACCCTGACCGTGACGGCGCCGGGCGGCATCGGCCATCTCGCCCAGACCCTCGACCTGCCCGGCACGGCGAGCGTGGGCGACGCGGTGGACCACGTACTGCGCGATCTGCGCGCCCTGGAACGCCGTATCCGGACCGCGGAGACCACACTGGGCACGGCCGGCCCCGACGCCTTCGAGGAGTACGCGGCGCTGCTGGCCGAGTACGAGGCACGGGGCGGGCAGGGAGCGGACCGGCGTGTGAAGGTGATCCTGCGCCGCCTCGGTGAGCGCGCCCCGCTCGACCGCGCGCGTCCACTCGGCACCCTCTCCGGAGGGCAGCGCTCCCGCCTCGCGCTCGCCGCGACGCTGGCCTCCGAACCCGAACTGCTCCTGCTCGACGAACCGACCAACGACCTGGACGACGAGGCCGTGGCCTGGCTCGAAGCCCGCCTGCGCCGTCACCGGGGCACGGTGATCGCGGCCACGCACGACCGGGCGTTCCTGGAGCGCGTCACCGGCACCGTGCTGGAGGTGGACCAGGACCGGCGCACGGTACGCCGCTACGGCAACGGATACGACGGTTACCTCACCGCCAAGGCGGCGGCCCGGGCGCGCTGGGCGTGGGAGCACGAGCAGTGGCGCGACGAGGTCGCCCGGCAGCGCGCCCTGGCGGACTCCGGCATCGGCATGCTGTCCGAGATCCCCCGCAAGGGCCCGTGGGCCTTCAGCGGCGCCGGCGCCTTCCGGGCACGCTCGCGGTCCCACGGCGCCCAGAGCCGCATCCGCAACGCGCGCGAGCGCTTGCAGCGGCTCACGGAGCACCCCGTACCACCACCGCCGCAACCCCTCCGCTTCACGGCTCGAGTCGAAGGCGCGCCGGTCAAGGAGGAGCCGGCGACCGCAACCCACCTCGAAGGGGTGCGAGTCGAGAGCCGCCTCTCCCTCCCGCACCTGACACTCGCCCCCGGCGACCGACTGCTCGTCACCGGCCCCAACGGCGCCGGCAAGAGCACCTTGCTCCGCGTACTGGCAGGAGAGCTGACACCCGACGCGGGCACCGTCCGCCGCCCGCGCAGGATCGGCCACCTGCGCCAACAGTGCGCCCCCGAATCCGCCTTCGACGCCCGCACCCTCCTCGCGGCCTACGCGGCCGGCCGCCCGGGCCACTCCGACGAACACGCAGACGCGCTGCTCGCGCTGGGCCTGTTCCACCCCACGGACCTGTCCGTCGCCGTACGCGACCTGTCCGTCGGACAACGCCGAAAGCTCGAACTCGCCCGACTGGTCACGTCCGGCCCCCTCGACCTGCTCCTGCTCGACGAACCGACGAACCACCTCTCCCCGTCCCTGATGGAGGAGATCGAGGCGGCCCTGGCCCACTACACCGGCACCCTCGTGGTGGTGACCCACGACCGACTCCTGCGCGAGCGCTTCCAGGGCAGACGGCTGGACCTGTCCGCGGCCGACCACTGA
- a CDS encoding Cys-Gln thioester bond-forming surface protein, producing the protein MFSSLAAPSLPGRRAARTAATALVSAAAVAGLVTGAGPAAAQDGAGGQGGATATIGGLKTHGTAVIHGEGGGQEVPAGLFEMSVEGGGMLQTYCVDVQNPTQRDAKYYETPWSGTSLGTNKDAGRIRWILDNSYPQVNDLAELAKKAGVRGGLTEQDAAAGTQVAIWRYSDHTDVEATDPQAERLADYLEENARGLTEPAASLTLDPPAVSGRPGERIGPVTVHTNAGGATVTPPVDATTSGVRIVDKKGEPVTEVTDGTQIFFDVPEDAEAGTSELTVQASTTVPVGRAFASESRSQTQILAGSSESTVAATATATWAGQGAIPALSAEKNCAEGGLDITAVNKGDEPFTFSLLDAEYTIAAGETRTVTVPLPEDRPYDFTIRGPAGFEQRFSGVLDCRTQGAATGDTTQTLGEPVPATAVTPTPNANLAETGSSGTTPLIGGAAIGLVVIGGAVLVFLRKKNEG; encoded by the coding sequence GTGTTTTCTTCGCTCGCTGCACCGTCTCTGCCCGGCCGGAGGGCGGCGCGTACCGCCGCCACGGCCCTGGTGTCCGCTGCCGCCGTCGCCGGTCTGGTGACCGGTGCGGGACCGGCCGCCGCCCAGGACGGAGCGGGGGGTCAGGGCGGGGCGACGGCCACCATAGGCGGGCTCAAGACGCACGGCACCGCGGTCATCCACGGGGAGGGCGGCGGCCAGGAGGTGCCGGCCGGCCTCTTCGAGATGTCCGTCGAGGGCGGCGGGATGCTGCAGACGTACTGCGTCGACGTCCAGAACCCGACGCAGAGGGACGCCAAGTACTACGAGACGCCGTGGAGCGGCACCTCGCTGGGCACCAACAAGGACGCCGGCCGCATCCGTTGGATCCTGGACAACTCCTACCCCCAGGTCAACGACCTCGCCGAGCTCGCGAAGAAGGCGGGTGTCCGCGGCGGGCTCACCGAGCAGGATGCGGCGGCCGGCACCCAGGTGGCCATCTGGCGCTACTCCGACCACACGGACGTCGAGGCGACCGACCCGCAGGCCGAGCGGCTCGCCGACTACCTGGAGGAGAACGCCCGCGGCCTCACCGAGCCCGCGGCCTCGCTCACCCTGGACCCGCCCGCGGTCTCGGGCCGTCCCGGCGAGCGGATCGGTCCGGTGACCGTCCACACCAACGCGGGCGGCGCGACGGTGACGCCCCCGGTGGACGCCACCACCAGCGGCGTGCGGATCGTCGACAAGAAGGGTGAGCCGGTCACCGAGGTCACCGACGGCACCCAGATCTTCTTCGACGTGCCCGAGGACGCGGAGGCCGGTACGTCCGAGCTGACCGTCCAGGCGTCGACCACCGTGCCGGTCGGCCGGGCCTTCGCCTCCGAGAGCCGCAGCCAGACCCAGATCCTGGCGGGCTCCAGCGAGTCCACGGTCGCGGCGACGGCCACGGCCACCTGGGCCGGCCAGGGGGCGATACCCGCCCTGTCCGCCGAGAAGAACTGCGCCGAGGGCGGCTTGGACATCACCGCCGTCAACAAGGGCGACGAGCCGTTCACCTTCTCGCTGCTCGACGCCGAGTACACCATCGCGGCGGGTGAGACCCGCACGGTGACCGTCCCGCTGCCGGAGGACCGGCCCTACGACTTCACCATCCGCGGCCCGGCCGGTTTCGAACAGCGCTTCTCCGGCGTCCTCGACTGCCGCACCCAGGGCGCCGCGACGGGCGACACCACCCAGACCCTCGGTGAACCGGTCCCCGCCACGGCCGTCACCCCCACCCCGAACGCCAACCTCGCGGAGACCGGCAGCTCCGGGACGACCCCGCTGATCGGCGGCGCGGCGATCGGCCTGGTGGTCATCGGCGGTGCGGTGCTGGTGTTCCTCCGGAAGAAGAACGAGGGGTGA
- a CDS encoding YfjP family GTPase: MTAVTDQDPTEHTDHTTQEADRTGQSGDPEPGDGRDPEGPTEPETTRADGAEGASEEPARGAWLRRRAGRTGGVADAEGAGGAEGAGRAEPAGRAERAGEKEREEGKEREGGKGRARGTERAGRVERAGGDERAARAERVAGGSSGSGGPFGSSGSSGSSGSSGSGSGGASGDGEGAWGDGLIARRVDENGGTEQYAVLPSRPAATSAALMPLAYDGQLRSRLDALRELVGLSRTRLDGGTLAEAGRVLDEAAARRRLSGQHTVVAIAGATGSGKSQLFNTLAGVTISETGVRRPTTAAPIACSWSDGAASLLDRLGIPGRLRRRPIQHPDSESPLRGLVLIDLPDHDSAAVQHREQVDRVLELVDAVIWVVDPEKYADAVLHERYLRPMAGHAEVTLVVLNQIDRLPGEAAEQVLDDLRRLLDEDGIALGEYGEPGATVLALSALTGEGIGELREVLGQFVAERQAPARRIAADVDGAARRLRSVYVTGRRTGLSEEAREEFSDRLADAVGATAAGDAAERAWLRNANRACGTPWLRLWRWYHERREPATGRFQLRAQPDEEATARQRVEQAVRTVAERASAGLPAPWAQAMREAAVRGAQGLPEALDELAERTGLPPGRPPRPGWWPVAVLAQASMTLIQVVGGLWLLGQIVGFMPPNLGVPVLLMLAGIIGGPLIEWACRMAARGPARRYGHEAERLLREAAAGCGRARVLDPLAAELLRYREVREQYGRVTGVGTAVR; encoded by the coding sequence GTGACCGCCGTCACTGACCAGGACCCCACCGAGCACACCGACCACACCACCCAGGAGGCGGACCGGACGGGGCAGTCCGGCGACCCGGAGCCCGGGGACGGCCGGGACCCGGAGGGCCCCACCGAGCCGGAGACCACGCGTGCGGACGGCGCCGAGGGCGCGTCCGAGGAGCCGGCGCGGGGGGCGTGGCTGCGGCGGCGCGCTGGCCGTACGGGGGGCGTGGCCGACGCGGAGGGGGCGGGTGGGGCCGAGGGTGCGGGGCGGGCTGAGCCTGCGGGACGGGCTGAGCGCGCCGGAGAGAAGGAACGTGAGGAAGGGAAGGAACGTGAGGGAGGGAAGGGACGTGCGAGAGGGACGGAACGTGCGGGAAGGGTCGAGCGGGCGGGAGGGGACGAGCGAGCGGCGAGGGCCGAGCGTGTCGCCGGTGGCTCGTCCGGCTCGGGTGGTCCGTTCGGCTCCAGTGGTTCCTCCGGCTCCAGTGGTTCCTCCGGGTCCGGCTCGGGTGGCGCTTCCGGGGACGGGGAGGGTGCCTGGGGTGACGGGCTGATCGCGCGGCGGGTGGACGAGAACGGTGGCACGGAGCAGTACGCGGTGCTGCCCAGCAGGCCCGCCGCCACCTCGGCCGCCCTGATGCCGCTCGCCTACGACGGACAGCTCAGGTCCCGGCTGGACGCCCTGCGCGAGCTGGTCGGCCTCTCCCGGACCCGGCTCGACGGCGGGACCCTCGCCGAGGCGGGACGGGTCCTCGACGAGGCCGCCGCGCGGCGCAGGCTCTCCGGGCAGCACACCGTCGTCGCCATCGCGGGTGCGACCGGCAGCGGCAAGTCGCAGCTGTTCAACACCCTCGCCGGGGTGACGATCTCCGAGACGGGCGTCCGCCGGCCGACCACCGCCGCGCCCATCGCGTGCAGTTGGAGCGACGGCGCCGCCAGCCTCCTGGACCGCCTCGGCATCCCCGGCCGCCTGCGCCGCCGTCCGATCCAGCACCCCGACTCCGAGTCACCGCTGCGCGGGCTGGTCCTGATCGACCTGCCCGACCACGACTCGGCGGCCGTCCAGCACCGCGAGCAGGTGGACCGCGTCCTGGAGCTGGTCGACGCCGTCATCTGGGTCGTCGACCCGGAGAAGTACGCCGACGCGGTCCTCCACGAGCGCTATCTGCGGCCGATGGCGGGCCACGCGGAGGTCACCCTCGTCGTCCTCAACCAGATCGACCGGCTGCCCGGCGAGGCCGCCGAACAGGTCCTCGACGACCTGCGTCGCCTGCTCGACGAGGACGGCATCGCGCTGGGGGAGTACGGCGAACCCGGCGCGACCGTGCTCGCCCTGTCCGCCCTCACCGGGGAGGGCATCGGCGAGCTGCGTGAGGTGCTCGGCCAGTTCGTCGCCGAGCGGCAGGCCCCGGCGCGCCGCATCGCTGCCGACGTGGACGGCGCCGCCCGGCGCCTGCGCTCCGTGTACGTCACCGGGCGGCGGACCGGCCTCAGCGAGGAGGCCCGGGAGGAGTTCTCCGACCGGCTCGCCGACGCGGTGGGCGCCACCGCGGCGGGCGACGCGGCCGAGCGGGCCTGGCTGCGCAACGCCAACCGGGCGTGCGGTACGCCCTGGCTGCGGCTGTGGCGGTGGTACCACGAGCGGCGTGAACCGGCCACGGGGCGGTTCCAGCTGCGCGCCCAGCCGGACGAGGAGGCCACCGCGCGGCAGCGCGTCGAGCAGGCGGTGCGCACGGTCGCCGAGCGGGCGTCGGCCGGACTGCCGGCGCCGTGGGCGCAGGCGATGCGCGAGGCGGCCGTGCGCGGCGCCCAGGGGCTGCCCGAGGCCCTGGACGAGCTGGCGGAGCGCACCGGGCTGCCGCCGGGGCGCCCACCGCGGCCGGGCTGGTGGCCGGTGGCCGTGCTGGCCCAGGCGTCCATGACCCTGATCCAGGTGGTGGGCGGCCTGTGGCTGCTGGGCCAGATCGTCGGCTTCATGCCGCCGAACCTGGGCGTGCCCGTGCTGCTGATGCTGGCGGGCATCATCGGCGGTCCCCTCATCGAGTGGGCCTGCCGCATGGCGGCGCGCGGGCCGGCCCGTCGCTACGGCCACGAGGCGGAACGCCTGTTGCGGGAGGCGGCCGCCGGGTGCGGCCGGGCCAGGGTGCTGGATCCGCTGGCGGCGGAACTGCTGCGGTACCGGGAAGTGCGGGAGCAGTACGGGCGGGTCACGGGGGTGGGGACCGCGGTGAGGTAG
- a CDS encoding dynamin family protein, which translates to MVTLDVRPQLLDALSALRDRVAAARFPLPLAGAPRARANRDELLAQLDDYLMPRLKDPEAPLLAVVGGSTGAGKSTLVNSLVGQRVSEAGVLRPTTRTPVLVCHPEDHHWFSGMRVLPDLTRVWVPHREPDDDLLLPGENPARVLRVETADTLPPGIALLDAPDVDSLVADNRVLAAELICAADIWVMVTTAARYADAVPWHLLRTAKEYDATLVTVLDRVPHQVVAEVSRQYGALLTKAGLGDVPRFTVPELPESAWGGGLLPASAVAPLRSWLVHRAQDLEARHHTMARTAHGILDSLKSRMPELAGATAAQYAAALRLTAAVEGAYDGEHARVRGRLQAGAVLAGDALKRWRAFPLDCSPEELLDSLVESLSALLLCAVTAADERVDEAWRGEPAAAAPELARHDPTPESAEHRIGLAVRRWRRELEEYAEDEVRELDRNLAPDPGVVAGLVATVLLGGRRARVAGERLAERLGAHGALRLRDRGGRLLDEHVDRVLHVERERRLAPLDGLEVHPEPQAELIAALSVLQKER; encoded by the coding sequence GTGGTGACCTTGGACGTACGGCCTCAGCTGCTCGACGCACTCTCCGCGCTGCGCGACCGTGTCGCGGCCGCACGCTTCCCGCTGCCCCTGGCGGGTGCGCCACGCGCGCGTGCCAACCGCGACGAGCTGCTCGCCCAGCTCGACGACTACCTGATGCCCCGGCTGAAGGACCCCGAAGCGCCCCTGCTGGCCGTGGTGGGAGGGTCCACCGGCGCCGGCAAGTCCACCCTGGTGAACTCCCTCGTGGGGCAGCGGGTCAGCGAGGCCGGCGTGCTGCGGCCCACGACCCGCACGCCGGTGCTGGTGTGCCATCCGGAGGACCACCACTGGTTCAGCGGGATGCGGGTGCTGCCCGACCTCACGCGCGTGTGGGTGCCGCACCGGGAACCGGACGACGACCTGCTCCTGCCCGGCGAGAACCCCGCGCGTGTGCTGCGTGTGGAGACCGCCGACACCCTGCCGCCGGGCATCGCCCTCCTGGACGCGCCCGACGTCGACTCCCTCGTGGCCGACAACCGCGTCCTGGCGGCCGAGCTGATCTGCGCCGCCGACATCTGGGTGATGGTCACCACGGCCGCCCGGTACGCCGACGCGGTGCCCTGGCACCTGCTGCGCACCGCCAAGGAGTACGACGCCACCCTGGTCACCGTCCTCGACCGGGTGCCGCACCAGGTGGTGGCCGAGGTGTCCCGGCAGTACGGGGCCCTGCTCACCAAGGCCGGTCTCGGCGACGTACCCCGCTTCACCGTGCCCGAGCTGCCCGAATCGGCCTGGGGCGGCGGGCTGTTGCCGGCCAGCGCCGTGGCGCCGCTGCGGTCCTGGCTCGTCCACCGGGCCCAGGACCTGGAGGCCCGGCACCACACCATGGCCCGTACGGCGCACGGCATCCTGGACTCGCTCAAGTCCCGGATGCCCGAGCTGGCCGGCGCCACCGCGGCGCAGTACGCCGCCGCGCTGCGGCTCACCGCCGCCGTCGAGGGGGCGTACGACGGTGAGCACGCGCGCGTGCGGGGGCGGTTGCAGGCGGGCGCCGTACTCGCCGGGGACGCCCTGAAGCGCTGGCGGGCCTTCCCCCTCGACTGCTCCCCGGAGGAGCTCCTCGACTCCCTGGTGGAGAGCCTGAGCGCCCTGCTGCTGTGCGCCGTCACCGCCGCCGACGAGCGAGTCGACGAGGCGTGGCGGGGCGAACCGGCCGCGGCCGCTCCGGAACTCGCGCGCCACGACCCCACGCCGGAGAGCGCCGAGCACCGGATCGGGCTGGCCGTACGGCGGTGGCGGCGGGAGCTGGAGGAGTACGCCGAGGACGAGGTCCGCGAGCTGGACCGGAACCTCGCCCCGGATCCCGGGGTGGTGGCCGGGCTGGTCGCCACCGTGCTGCTCGGCGGGCGACGCGCGCGGGTCGCCGGGGAGCGGCTCGCCGAGCGGCTCGGCGCCCACGGCGCGCTGCGGCTGCGCGACCGGGGCGGACGGCTGCTCGACGAACACGTCGACCGCGTCCTGCACGTCGAGCGCGAGCGCCGGCTGGCGCCGCTCGACGGGCTGGAGGTGCATCCCGAGCCACAGGCCGAACTCATCGCCGCGCTGTCCGTACTGCAGAAGGAGAGGTGA
- a CDS encoding DUF2087 domain-containing protein: MSNDLPDASIDPSDPSGPSALAALPGLFSEESRVRAFAAVALGAGGSAEVARMAGLSAKETAGALRRLREQGVVVPGDGGELVVARHRFRELARAARPAADPAGAPVPAADGDRTGMILRTFVKDGRLVRLPARWTRKKVVLRHIAERTFAPGVEYPERTVDQKLRVWCEDGEVDHVTLRRHLVDFGHLRRSGGIYARPAESDRVGTA, encoded by the coding sequence ATGTCGAACGACCTGCCCGACGCGTCCATCGATCCCTCTGATCCCTCCGGGCCGTCCGCGCTCGCCGCGCTGCCCGGCCTCTTCTCCGAGGAGAGCAGGGTGCGCGCCTTCGCCGCCGTCGCCCTGGGTGCCGGCGGCAGCGCGGAGGTGGCCCGGATGGCCGGACTGTCCGCGAAGGAGACGGCGGGCGCGCTGCGCCGACTGCGGGAGCAGGGCGTGGTGGTGCCCGGGGACGGCGGTGAACTCGTCGTCGCCCGCCACCGATTCAGGGAGCTGGCCCGCGCGGCCCGCCCTGCGGCGGACCCGGCCGGTGCCCCCGTACCGGCGGCCGACGGCGACCGCACCGGCATGATCCTTCGGACCTTCGTGAAGGACGGGCGCCTGGTCCGCCTCCCCGCCCGCTGGACGCGCAAGAAGGTGGTGCTGCGGCACATCGCCGAGCGGACCTTCGCCCCCGGGGTGGAGTACCCGGAGCGCACCGTCGACCAGAAGCTGCGGGTGTGGTGCGAGGACGGCGAGGTCGACCATGTGACGCTCCGGCGCCATCTGGTGGACTTCGGACACCTGCGCCGGAGCGGCGGAATCTACGCGCGCCCGGCGGAATCCGACCGGGTGGGAACCGCCTGA
- a CDS encoding tyrosinase family oxidase copper chaperone gives MAVDAGAATSDAEQEQEQEQEQEQDRGAESRARGGPARGTRRQLVRGLLAPALAVTLTPLVAASRPEPHTAGPAGSGAFDETYRGRRIRGVWSAAGRAVGAGTWHVTVDGRPLHLMRRADGSWLTMIDHYRSYPTPLSAARRAVDELGPGEHLRGTPAAEGHDPHGHDHRSGGRHGVHA, from the coding sequence ATGGCCGTTGACGCGGGCGCGGCAACGAGCGACGCCGAGCAGGAGCAGGAGCAGGAGCAGGAGCAGGAGCAGGATCGCGGGGCGGAGAGCCGGGCGAGAGGCGGCCCGGCGCGAGGCACTCGGCGGCAGCTGGTGCGAGGGCTGCTCGCCCCGGCTCTCGCGGTCACCCTGACGCCGCTGGTCGCCGCCTCCCGCCCCGAGCCGCACACCGCCGGGCCGGCAGGGAGCGGCGCCTTCGACGAGACCTACCGGGGGCGCCGGATCCGCGGCGTCTGGTCCGCCGCGGGGCGCGCCGTCGGCGCCGGCACCTGGCACGTCACCGTGGACGGCCGCCCGCTGCACCTGATGCGGCGGGCCGACGGCAGCTGGCTGACCATGATCGACCACTACCGCTCGTACCCCACCCCCCTTTCCGCGGCCCGCCGCGCCGTCGACGAACTCGGCCCCGGCGAGCACCTGCGCGGCACGCCGGCCGCCGAGGGGCACGACCCCCACGGGCACGACCACCGCTCCGGGGGACGGCATGGCGTACACGCGTAG
- a CDS encoding D-2-hydroxyacid dehydrogenase family protein produces MRLRCAVLDDFQRVATEIADWSPVADDVDVVSFDTHFGDEDALAAALAGFDIVVTLRERVAFPASLIARLPRLRLIVASGMRNSVIDYAAAEAHGVTVCGTASSSAPPVELTWALILGLARGIVREGNGLREGGPWQQTVGADLHGRRLGLLGLGKIGSRVAGVGLAFGMGVSAWSRNLTRERADEVGVELAPSKEALLRDADFVSVHLALGDRTRGLLGPAELALLKPTAYLINTSRAAIVDQDALLAALHEGRIAGAGVDVFDTEPLPAGHPMRTAPRLLATPHLGYVSQANYATYYGQAVEAIRAHLDGSPVRRLPVTPAPDAQAVPTRSDSAGRA; encoded by the coding sequence GTGCGACTGCGTTGCGCCGTACTCGACGACTTCCAGCGGGTGGCGACCGAGATCGCCGACTGGTCCCCGGTCGCCGACGACGTGGACGTCGTGTCCTTCGACACCCATTTCGGCGACGAGGACGCTCTAGCCGCCGCCCTCGCCGGTTTCGACATCGTGGTCACGCTGCGCGAGCGCGTGGCCTTCCCCGCGTCGCTGATCGCCCGGCTGCCCCGGCTGCGGCTCATCGTCGCCTCCGGCATGCGCAACAGCGTGATCGACTACGCCGCCGCCGAGGCGCACGGCGTCACCGTGTGCGGCACGGCCTCCTCCTCGGCCCCGCCCGTCGAACTGACCTGGGCGCTGATCCTCGGCCTGGCCCGCGGCATCGTGCGGGAGGGCAACGGGCTGCGCGAGGGCGGCCCCTGGCAGCAGACGGTGGGCGCCGACCTGCACGGCCGCCGCCTGGGCCTGCTCGGCCTGGGCAAGATCGGCAGCCGGGTGGCCGGGGTCGGCCTCGCCTTCGGCATGGGGGTGAGCGCGTGGAGCCGGAACCTCACCCGGGAGCGCGCCGACGAGGTGGGCGTCGAACTCGCCCCCTCCAAGGAGGCGCTGCTGCGCGACGCCGACTTCGTCTCCGTCCACCTGGCGCTCGGCGACCGCACCCGCGGCCTGCTCGGCCCCGCCGAACTGGCCCTGCTCAAGCCGACGGCCTATCTGATCAACACCTCGCGCGCGGCGATCGTCGACCAGGACGCCCTCCTCGCCGCGCTGCACGAGGGCCGGATCGCCGGCGCGGGCGTCGACGTCTTCGACACCGAGCCGCTGCCCGCCGGCCACCCGATGCGCACCGCCCCGCGCCTGCTCGCGACGCCCCACCTGGGCTACGTCTCACAGGCCAACTACGCCACGTACTACGGCCAGGCCGTGGAGGCGATCCGGGCCCACCTCGACGGCTCCCCCGTACGCCGCCTGCCCGTGACCCCCGCTCCAGACGCTCAGGCGGTTCCCACCCGGTCGGATTCCGCCGGGCGCGCGTAG
- a CDS encoding tyrosinase family protein, with translation MAYTRRDVSTLTRTERRRFVKALLEIKRRGEYDEFVRIHIDYYVSDGEDGLRTAHMAPSFLPWHRRFLLDLEQALRRVDSSVTVPYWDWTKNRSTTAPPWTADFLGGTGRRSDHRVTTGPFAYAEGNWTLKVNVTDTEYLTRDLGRAGDPLKLPARSDLEWALDDPVYDTAPYDSTVRKGFRNKLEGWGTGRGSVSWRNHNRVHRWVGGAMVGGASVNDPVFWLHHAFVDLQWSRWQARHRGARYLPANPPGRGNAQRGRIVARHERMPPWNVTPDELEDVGRIYRYA, from the coding sequence ATGGCGTACACGCGTAGGGACGTCAGCACGCTGACCCGCACCGAGCGGCGACGGTTCGTCAAGGCGCTGCTGGAGATCAAACGGCGCGGCGAGTACGACGAGTTCGTCCGCATCCACATCGACTACTACGTCTCGGACGGCGAGGACGGGCTGCGTACGGCGCACATGGCGCCCTCCTTCCTGCCCTGGCACCGCAGGTTCCTGCTGGACCTGGAGCAGGCGCTGCGCCGGGTCGACTCGTCGGTCACCGTGCCGTACTGGGACTGGACGAAGAACCGCAGCACCACGGCCCCGCCCTGGACCGCCGACTTCCTGGGCGGCACCGGGCGACGCTCCGACCACCGGGTCACCACCGGGCCGTTCGCGTACGCCGAGGGCAACTGGACGCTGAAGGTGAACGTCACCGACACCGAGTACCTCACCCGGGACCTCGGGCGGGCCGGTGATCCCCTCAAGCTCCCCGCCAGGAGCGACCTGGAGTGGGCCCTCGACGACCCGGTGTACGACACCGCGCCCTACGACTCCACGGTCCGCAAGGGGTTCCGCAACAAGCTGGAGGGGTGGGGGACGGGCCGCGGCAGCGTCTCCTGGCGCAACCACAACCGGGTGCACCGGTGGGTCGGCGGGGCCATGGTCGGCGGCGCCTCCGTCAACGACCCGGTGTTCTGGCTGCACCACGCCTTCGTCGACCTCCAGTGGTCCCGCTGGCAGGCCCGTCACCGGGGCGCCCGCTACCTGCCCGCGAACCCGCCCGGCCGGGGCAACGCGCAGCGCGGACGGATCGTCGCCCGGCACGAGCGGATGCCGCCGTGGAACGTGACCCCGGACGAGCTGGAGGACGTCGGCCGGATCTACCGTTACGCCTGA